The region aatgtgtagcaagtacgtcctccgtcttcttcacgccaaagtgtcccattaatcctcctccatgcgcctcctgcaacaacaaaagacgaaccgagctagctggaatgcatagcttgttagcacgaaacacaaatccatcgttaacgacaaacttgttccacattcttccttctttacaattctgcattacatctttaaaatcagcatcatgcaaatattgatctttgatggtctccaaaccaaatattttgaagtcaagttgtgaaagcatagtatagcgacgagacaatgcatcagcaataacattttcttttcccttcttgtgtttaatgacataagggaaagtctcaatgaattcgacccatttagcatgtctacgattcagtttagcttgacttttaatatgtttcaaagattcatgatcagaatgtataacaaattctttgggccataaataatgttgccatgtttctaaagtccgaacaagagcatataattctttatcataagtagaataattcagactaggcccactcaattttttagaaaagtatgcaacaggtttgccatcttgtaataacacacctcctaatccaattccactagcatcacattcaaactcaaaagtcttattaaaatcaggaagttggagtaaaggagcatgtgtcaacttatctttcaataccgtgaaggcttcttcctgtgcggtaccccacagaaaaggcacatctttctttgtaagctcattgagaggtgcagcaatggtgctgaaatctctcacaaaacgcctatagaatccagcgaggccaagaaaactcctcacttgtgtgaccgttttgggctgcggccaactctcaatagcttcaatcttggctttatcaacttcaattccctgtggagtaacaacatagccaagaaaagatactcggtcagtgcaaaaggtgcacttcccaaggttatcaaacaaacgtgcatcacgtagagcaataaaaacagcacataaatgttccaaatgttcttccaaagatctgctataaatcaatatgtcatcaaagtaaactaccacaaatcgtccaatgaaagcacgtaaaacttcgttcattaatctcatgaaagtactaggtgcattagttaacccaaaggcatgactaaccactcatataatccaaacttagttttaaatgctgttttccattcatctcccaatttcatacgaatttgatggtatccactacgcaaatcaactttggagaatattgtagagccactcaattcatcaagcatatcatctagcctaggaataggatgacgataacgaatagtaatattattaatgcctctacaatcaacacacatatgtgatgtaccatcctttttcggcactagaataataggaacagcacaaggactaagggattcgcgtatataacctttgtcgagaagctcttgtacttgacgcataatctccttcgtctactctggattggtacggtatggtgtacggtttggcagtgaagcaccgggaattaagtcaatctgatgctcaatccctcgaataggcggtaatcccagtggcacgtcttgtggaaatacgtcagcgaactcctgcaaaatgttagtgacaccaggaggcaaagaggaaggcacgtcctcgaatgaaaataatgcctctttgcacacaaaagcatagcaaacagatttgctgaaatctagctcatcaatatcagatttggtggcaaataaacatgcacttttcaatttaatttcagaagcaacactagatggtttattattaggcttcatttgttgctcaaattattttgccacaatctgattttcactcttattcttctcctattttgctttattagctctactaatatcatctttcaaaatggagtcaggaatcataggaagcaaagtaatatttttatccttatgagcaagagtatagtgattgtttctaccatggtgtacagaatttttatcaaattgccatggtctaccaagtaataaggaacatgcttgcataggtaccacatcacaatcaacataatcagcatatgtagagatactaaaatgcacacgaacagtacgtgttaccttaaccttgccgctgttgttgaaccattggatatagtaaggatgtggatgtggtcttgtgatgagagaaagcttctccaccatctccatgctagccaagttgttgcagctccctccgtctatgatgacgcgcacagaacgttccttcacaactcccttggtatgaaacaaattgtgcctctgattttgctcagcttgtgtgacatgcacactcaaaacacgttgagcaactaaacattcatacctgtcagcgtcttcaggagccatgtattgcgtctcatgatcagaatcatctccaccatgttcttcacgtgtaataagagccaaagtctcctcatcatagtcactagcggactcatacccaccatcctcggtagcaatcatcacacgctgagatttgcattctctcgcataatgacctcctcccttacaacgacgacaaataatatcacttgtgtgccctgttgatgctatggaagaagaagaacgctgtgcaggccccgcgggtgcgtcttggcagataatggtggttgtgcctgttttcttgtatcacggctggaggtggcacctgatggaggtgctggtgcagttgaagtagaagatgcacgcggtgtccatgatgaaggtcggcctgcagaaaagttagttcaccccAATGcttatcgatcctgcacttcacgttcagctttacaagcaagatggaataaacgagtgatattagtatactccttatagtctagaatggtctgaatctctttatttaatgcacccagaaaacgtgcaagcatagcttcattctcctcaacaataccacatctaatcatgccagtttgtaattcctgataatattcttcgacagaattttttccttgtcttaaacgctgcaatttttgaagcaattcacgttgataatatggtggaacccaacgcgtacgcatagcagttttcaaagcagcccaagtagttggaataggatataatctagaatgttcagaccaccatacacatgcaaaactagtgaaagcacaaacagcagcaacaactcgtctctcctcaggatattgtaaatatgtaaatcgttgttcagtttctaactcccaagtaagatatatatcaggaacatatctaccctcaaatgatggaatattcaatttcagtttaggaatatggacatcatctcgtacctgaggtggtggtgcgggcctaccattgcgaatatatacctgaggacgacatgctggtggtggtgctggtggctgcacgtagttctgatgttgatcaacctcatcctcataatcgcctgcATATTCATcatcctctgcatcagcagcagtagccacagaagtatcaacagccgcACCAACAGTTTGGCTAGGCCGAAGAagtacacggctcgctcggcggagggctgtttcgcgacctgGAGGtaattgctgttgttgttgttgcagaggtgcggcaggtgcagccggtggtggaagacgtgcaagcagttcattaaatctgttatcgagctttgtttcgaacgtcttctccatgccatctatcttctccatggcctcttcaaatctgtttagcacatcttgcacctgtccactcatcatttgctgaaatttatcatgcaaatccttattcgtcatgttctcccagtcagtctcgtcggcttgtgatcctggcatggttagcggcaataaaaacacacaagaatatgatcctatagactactaacaagaggtggtggtgggtgtcacaaatccgtcaagcaaatctcaaattcttaccagttcttacccatggtggcgtatatggagtcggattggcggtgaatatgtggtggtggtatacggcacggattcggagcggtggtggtaggtgtcaggggcgatgatgatggtgcggtggcggcgtgacaacttatgaccagaactcgaaactctaaaagactaacgctaagaccagcaactagacacgacgatgtaaccgcaaattcaacaaagcaaaaccctaaaaagattatgcaaaggctcagattggtacggatatgatgaactaaccctaaattttttttggctttttcgtggactataggtatgaagaacagactcgatctaaactacgaaaaactgtaaaatctcaccgagcaacctcgaaatctgataccacttgatagaggcaaaggtgtcccgtctttcgatgagatgatggatatcgctttggtggaagtcgactttgacgatctgactacgaacgtgcaaggacgtcgcgccttagcaatcgctaaaccaactccgagaggttattgaccacgccggagcacgatcaacctgaccacgagggtctgtttcctgcgagcaaacgaagaacaagcaagaaactgagattgcaatctggatattgcgaatataagatgaaagctttattgatcaaggtggggttctgtgacgcctttgtctggtcgttgaacacaaacggagtacgcgaagttgcagctatggcgaacttttaatgtaaacaaaacccaaagtctaaacggtgccctaagggctgtatatatggaggaagagagggggaatttcgtggcccttggtggaggggtccgaaatcaaccctatctcttgtttccccacacatacagactctaaaaatagcctatacttatgtattttgaaattacatgggcctggcccaataaaaagatgatgtagcacctataatagcctctggacgaaatttatgaagtgacatcttgtatatttcgtccaaggcttcatgcactcgttatggtggcttcaaagacctgaaatcatcatttgtaactccgttcttgttctccttgcgcatgccatcatctccatgcttgttcttgctccaatgttcatccttctccaagctaggcccttcatttgtaagcaaaacaaatgtatccaatttaggcagcatcatattctcatgaacattagaatcattaccaagaaacgaaagtacctggtaatttagttggcatgcgcgagctctagtaattggtccagtatgcatagcagcaggggctgtgggtgtaacaatggtattgatgtcctcatcagaaaggatccatttttagcaacgaatatcttgccttcggatctgtgatagaaggtgtacccaacagtttcctttgggtattctatgaagatgcacttctccgatttgggtttgagcttatcaggatgaaactttttcacataagcatcgtagccccaaactttaagaaacgacaacttgggtttcttggtaaaccacagttcatatagtgtcgtctcaacggatttagatgatgcccttttaacgtgaatgcagctgtctctaatgcataacccccaaacaGTAATGgtgaatcaataagagacatcatagatcgcaccatatccaataaagtgcggttacgacgttcggacacaccataacgttgtggtgtcccaggtggcgtgagctgtgaaactattccacattgttttaattgaagaccaaactcgcaactcaaatattcgtctccgcgatcagatcgcagaaactttattttcttgttacgatgatttttccacttcactttgaaattttttgaacctttcaattatttcagacttatgtttcatcaagtagatatacccatatctgctcaaatcattttgtgaaggtcaaaaaataacgatacttgccacgagcatcaacactcattggatcgcatacatcggtatgtattatttccaataaatcagtagcttgttccattgttccggagaacagagttttagtcatcttacccaaaaggcacggttcgcaagcatcaaatgattcataaccaagtgattccgaaatcccatcagcatggagtttctgcatgcgctttacaccaatatgacctaaactgcagtgccactaataggttgcactatcattattaactttgcatcttttggcatcaatattatgaatatgtgtatcactacgatcgagatgcaacaaactattttcactgggtgtatgaccattgaaggttttattcatgtaaatagaacaacaattattctctgactttaaatgaataaccgtattgcaataaacatgatcaaatcatattcatgctcaacgcaaacgccaaataacatttatttaggtttaacacactaatcctgaaagtatagggagtgtgcaatgatgatcatatcaatcttggaactacttccaacactcatcgtcacttccccttcaactagtctgtttattctgtaactcctgtttcgagttactaatcttagcaaccgaacaagtatcaaatactcaggggctactataaacactagtaaggcacacatcaataacctgtatatcaaatatactcttgttcactttgccatccttcttatccatcaaatattcagggcatttctgcttccggtgaccatttcctttgcagtagaagcactcagtttcaggctttggtctagctttgggcttcttcacgggagtgacaacttgtttgccattctacttgaagttttcctttctttccctttgcccttttcttgaaactagtggtcttgtcaatcatcaacacttgatgctctttcttgatttctaccttcgtcgatttcaacatcacgaagagctcgggaatcgttttcgtcatcccttgcatactatagttcatcacgaagttctagtaacttagtgatggtgactagagaattctgtcaatcactatcttatctggaagattaactcccacttgattcaagcgattgaagtacccagacaatctgagcgcaCGCTCACtaattgagcgattctcctccatcttttagctatagaacttgttggagacttcatatctctcaacttaggtatttgctggaaatattaacttgtgCAGGAACGTTTTTAATTTGTGCACAAATTTGGAAACCTGAACATTTgttgaatttgtgaacatatttAGAAAAAGAGGAACAATTTTTTagatgaaaaaaaattaaaaacatggAATTTTTCTGAATTTGTGAACACATTATGAAAACGGGAACATTTTTGAATTTTGTGGACAATaccgaatttgtgaacaaaattttaaaacgcaaatattttttgaatttgtgaacaaattttaaatTGTTAATATTTTCAACATTTTGAACAATATTGAAAACGGGAACATATTGTTGAAACCGAACATTTCTTAGTTTGGGAACAAAATTTAAAAAGTCGAACACTTTTTGAGATTTAGAACAATTTTCAAAATtaagcaaacattttttgaaattatagACTTTTATGAAATttctgaacaaaattttgaaaactgGAAGAAATTGTCAAAGATTGAACATAATTTGGAAATTACATTTTTTTAAAAgattgaacatttttaaatttgtgTACAAATTTGACAACCAGAACAATATTTAAGTTTGTCAACAAATTTTCAAACAcgcgaacaaattttgaattctAATATTTTATAAATTTACAAACAAAAATTGAAACATGCATAGTTTTTGAAACTTTGAACGAATTTTGGAAAAATGGAATCTTTCTTGAAATTTGTGTACAGTTTTGTGAaggagaaaaagagaaaggaaaaggaaaggaaagaaaaagaaaatataagaaacagaaaaaagaaaatggaaaaacaaaaaagaaggaaaaggaaaaaggaaaaataaaacagAATAGTAAACCAAAAAACCGAAAAGGAAAGAACACAGAAAAAAACCCGGtttagggaaccttctagaaggttcctaaaatCGGTCGGCCGCACCTGTGTAAATCTCgaagtgggccggcccatgttTGTCGCTCGCATCGCTGCCCTGTGCGGTAGCCCGACAGTTTGCCGCAGCGAGCGGCGAATAGGGATTTCCATGTCCGGCTGCCCGTCCATTCGGTGATCCGGTTGCCTGAGGAAACCAGATAGCCCTCGAGGAGTCCATCTCCCCCCAATCGAAACAACCCGCTGTTTGGCCGAAGCAGACCGCCTACGCGGCAGATTCTGCGGGCTCCGGCGGCCCCCGCCACCTCCGGCGACATCTACGTGCTCCTCTCGGCCTCCTCCACATATCCCCTTTGCTTGGTTTGTCTGCCTCCAGCCCTCCACGTATATCGACGACACCACCAAACCCTACTTGCCGCCGCCCTCCTTAGTCGTTGACATCGCGGGAGTGGCGTTCTGCGCCGTCGCTTCTTCTCCATCTCCCTCAACCATCGCGTTCCTCAGCCGATCCAGAAGCCTCTAGAAGCGTCGCGAGCGCCGAATCCCGCGGCCATGGCGGAGAGGCTGGCACCCGAGAAGCGCCATGCCTTCGTCCACAATGGTAAGCCTCCCCGGTCTAACGCTCCACTTTCTTCTAGAGCGTTCCAGAGCCTGCCCTCACGTATTATTTCTCCCCTCCTCTTCCCCAATGGATTGCGTGGGGGCGCAGGGCAGAATGTTTTCGAATGGGACCAGTCGCTGGAGGAGGTGAACATGTACATCGAGCTCCCCAAGAACGTGCCCACCAAGCTGATTCAGTGTGTGATCCAGGCCGGCCACGTTGAGGTCGGCATTCGCGGCCACCCGCCCTACCTCAACGTCCGTGATttactctctctttctctctctcccttccaATTCCATTGCACTCGAGCTCGTGCTAAATATTGAGCTCTTTCTTGATTTGTGTTTGTATCTTTAAATTTGTTATGTGGGTTGTTTTGCAGCATGACCTTATGCACCCAGTGAAGACCGATTCGTCTTTCTGGACGATAGGTATGGCTCATTTCTCTCCCACCTGGAATTATTGGCCTCCCAGCTGCAGAGTTTTGGCGGATTTTAGTTATCTGATTgggttagtgcagaacaagatt is a window of Triticum dicoccoides isolate Atlit2015 ecotype Zavitan chromosome 2B, WEW_v2.0, whole genome shotgun sequence DNA encoding:
- the LOC119364063 gene encoding nudC domain-containing protein 2-like; the protein is MAERLAPEKRHAFVHNGQNVFEWDQSLEEVNMYIELPKNVPTKLIQCVIQAGHVEVGIRGHPPYLNHDLMHPVKTDSSFWTIEDGELHITLQKREKGKTWASPIKGQGSLDPYAADQEQKRLMLQRFQEENPGFDFSQAQFSGTCPDPRTFMGGIHTD